A single genomic interval of Mycolicibacterium holsaticum DSM 44478 = JCM 12374 harbors:
- a CDS encoding argininosuccinate synthase — MPQPGPERVILAYSGGLDTSVAISWIGKETGREVVAVAIDLGQGGEDMELVRQRAIDCGAVEAVVIDARDEFAEQYCLPAIQSNALYMDRYPLVSALSRPLIVKHLVAAAREHGGGIVAHGCTGKGNDQVRFEVGFASLAPDLEVLAPVRDYAWTREKAIAFAEENAIPINVTKRSPFSIDQNVWGRAVETGFLEHLWNAPTKDVYEYTEDPTVNWSTPDEVIVGFERGVPVSIDGRPVSVLQAIEELNRRAGEQGVGRLDVVEDRLVGIKSREIYEAPGAMVLITAHTELEHVTLERELGRFKRTTDRKWGELVYDGLWYSPLKNALEAFVADTQQRVSGEIRMVLHGGHIAVNGRRSAESLYDFNLATYDEGDTFDQSAARGFVQIHGLSSSIAARRDLGIQ; from the coding sequence ATGCCACAACCGGGGCCCGAGCGCGTCATCCTGGCGTATTCCGGTGGTCTGGACACCTCGGTGGCGATCAGCTGGATCGGCAAGGAGACCGGCCGTGAGGTGGTCGCCGTCGCGATCGACCTCGGCCAGGGCGGTGAAGACATGGAGCTGGTCCGGCAACGGGCCATCGATTGCGGTGCGGTCGAGGCCGTCGTCATCGACGCCCGGGACGAATTCGCCGAGCAGTACTGCCTGCCCGCCATCCAGTCCAATGCGCTCTACATGGACCGTTATCCGCTGGTGTCGGCGCTGAGCCGGCCGTTGATCGTCAAGCACCTGGTGGCCGCGGCACGCGAGCACGGCGGCGGCATCGTCGCCCACGGGTGCACAGGAAAAGGCAACGACCAGGTTCGGTTCGAGGTCGGATTCGCCTCGCTGGCACCGGATCTGGAGGTGCTGGCCCCGGTCCGCGATTATGCCTGGACCCGCGAGAAGGCCATCGCGTTCGCCGAGGAGAACGCGATTCCGATCAACGTCACCAAGCGGTCGCCGTTCTCCATCGACCAGAACGTGTGGGGCCGGGCCGTGGAGACCGGGTTTCTCGAACATCTGTGGAACGCGCCGACCAAGGACGTCTACGAGTACACCGAGGACCCGACCGTCAACTGGAGCACCCCCGACGAGGTGATCGTCGGGTTCGAACGCGGTGTGCCGGTGTCCATCGACGGCAGGCCGGTGAGCGTGCTGCAGGCCATCGAGGAGCTCAACCGTCGCGCCGGTGAGCAGGGGGTCGGCCGGCTCGACGTCGTCGAGGACCGGTTGGTCGGCATCAAGAGCCGCGAGATCTACGAGGCGCCGGGGGCGATGGTGCTCATCACCGCGCACACCGAACTCGAACACGTGACGCTGGAACGCGAACTCGGCCGGTTCAAGCGCACCACGGACCGCAAGTGGGGTGAGCTGGTGTACGACGGGCTGTGGTACTCGCCGCTGAAGAACGCGCTGGAGGCGTTCGTCGCCGACACCCAGCAGCGGGTGTCCGGGGAGATCCGGATGGTGTTGCACGGCGGGCACATCGCGGTCAACGGCCGCCGCAGCGCCGAGTCGCTGTACGACTTCAACCTCGCCACCTACGACGAGGGCGACACCTTCGACCAGTCCGCGGCCAGGGGTTTCGTCCAGATCCACGGGCTGTCATCGAGCATCGCCGCGCGCCGGGACCTCGGCATCCAATGA
- the argH gene encoding argininosuccinate lyase has product MSTNEGSLWGGRFADGPSDALAALSKSTHFDWVLAPYDIRASKAHVQVLFHADLLTAEQRDGLLTGLDNLAADVADGSFLPLPTDEDVHGALERGLIDRVGAELGGRLRAGRSRNDQVATLFRMWLRDAVRRVADGVLGVVDALATQAAAHPGAIMPGKTHLQSAQPVLLAHHLLAHAHPLLRDVDRLADFDKRTAVSPYGSGALAGSSLGLDPDAVAADLGFDAAADNSIDATAARDFAAEAAFVLSMIAVDLSRLAEDVILWSTTEFGYVALHDSWSTGSSIMPQKKNPDIAELARGKSGRLIGNLTGLLATLKAQPLAYNRDLQEDKEPVIDSVAQLELLLPAMAGMVATLRFDVDRMAELAPLGYTLATDVAEWLVRKGVPFRVAHEAAGAAVQAAEARGVGLEDLDDTEFAAIHPQLTPQVREVLTIDGSVRSRDARGGTAPVQVAKQLDVVRETADRLRLRLGR; this is encoded by the coding sequence GTGAGCACCAACGAGGGCTCGCTGTGGGGCGGCCGGTTCGCCGACGGTCCGTCGGACGCGCTGGCGGCGCTGAGCAAGTCCACGCATTTCGACTGGGTGCTCGCGCCCTACGACATCCGGGCCTCCAAGGCCCACGTGCAGGTGCTGTTTCACGCGGACCTGCTGACCGCCGAGCAGCGCGACGGGCTGCTGACCGGGCTGGACAACCTGGCCGCCGATGTGGCCGACGGCAGCTTTCTGCCGCTGCCCACCGATGAGGACGTGCACGGCGCGCTCGAACGCGGCCTGATCGACCGGGTCGGCGCAGAGCTCGGCGGTCGGTTGCGCGCGGGCCGGTCACGAAACGATCAGGTGGCCACCCTGTTTCGGATGTGGCTGCGCGACGCGGTCCGGCGGGTGGCCGACGGTGTGCTCGGCGTCGTCGACGCGTTGGCCACCCAGGCCGCGGCCCATCCGGGCGCGATCATGCCCGGCAAGACACATCTGCAGTCCGCTCAGCCGGTCCTGCTGGCGCACCACCTGCTCGCGCACGCCCACCCGCTGCTGCGCGACGTCGACCGGCTCGCCGACTTCGACAAGCGCACGGCGGTGTCGCCGTACGGGTCCGGCGCGCTGGCGGGTTCGTCGCTGGGCCTGGACCCCGACGCCGTCGCCGCGGACCTCGGGTTCGACGCGGCGGCCGACAACTCGATCGATGCGACCGCCGCCCGCGACTTCGCCGCCGAGGCCGCGTTCGTACTGAGCATGATCGCCGTCGACCTGTCGCGGCTCGCAGAAGACGTCATCCTCTGGAGCACAACCGAATTCGGCTACGTCGCCCTGCACGACTCCTGGTCGACGGGCAGTTCGATCATGCCACAGAAGAAGAACCCCGACATCGCCGAGTTGGCGCGCGGCAAATCCGGCAGGCTGATCGGCAACCTCACCGGCCTGCTCGCCACGCTCAAAGCCCAACCGCTGGCCTACAACCGTGACCTTCAGGAGGACAAAGAGCCGGTGATCGACTCCGTGGCGCAACTGGAACTGCTGTTGCCCGCGATGGCAGGCATGGTGGCCACCCTGCGCTTCGACGTCGACCGGATGGCCGAACTCGCCCCGCTCGGTTACACCCTGGCCACCGACGTCGCGGAATGGCTTGTCCGCAAAGGGGTCCCGTTCCGGGTGGCGCACGAAGCCGCCGGGGCCGCGGTGCAGGCCGCCGAGGCACGCGGCGTCGGGCTGGAAGACCTCGACGACACCGAGTTCGCGGCGATCCATCCGCAGCTGACGCCGCAGGTCCGCGAGGTACTCACCATCGACGGCTCGGTGCGCTCCCGCGACGCCCGCGGCGGGACGGCGCCGGTGCAGGTGGCCAAACAACTCGACGTGGTGCGCGAAACCGCTGATCGGCTGCGGCTGCGGTTGGGCAGATGA